In a single window of the Nitrospira sp. genome:
- the tmk gene encoding dTMP kinase — MAKRRSHTAGIFITLEGTEGSGKSTQAARLAQALRAEGHAVLLTREPGGTPAAEQLRAVLLKNNSESLAAETEAFVILAARRQHVDHVIAPALQQGAIVICDRFIDSTLAYQGYARGLDLKTLRTMNRWATGGLAPDLTLLFDLPVATGLRRRQRDAAGQNRLDRETRRFHENVRSGFLQLARKEARRIKPVDAARTPDRIADDVRTLVFDWLEKRRPQTGRRN; from the coding sequence GTGGCGAAACGACGCAGTCATACAGCCGGCATCTTCATCACGCTGGAAGGCACCGAAGGGAGCGGAAAATCGACCCAAGCCGCTCGCCTGGCCCAGGCCCTTCGCGCCGAAGGCCATGCCGTGCTCCTCACACGGGAACCGGGCGGCACGCCGGCAGCCGAGCAGCTCCGCGCGGTGCTGCTTAAGAATAATTCGGAGTCGCTGGCGGCAGAAACGGAAGCCTTCGTCATTCTCGCAGCCCGCCGCCAACATGTGGATCACGTGATCGCACCGGCGCTGCAGCAGGGCGCAATTGTGATCTGCGACCGGTTCATCGATTCCACCTTGGCCTATCAAGGCTATGCGCGAGGGCTGGACCTGAAGACGCTGCGCACGATGAACCGCTGGGCCACCGGGGGCCTTGCGCCTGACCTCACTCTACTCTTCGATCTTCCCGTAGCCACCGGCCTGCGCCGGCGGCAGCGCGACGCCGCGGGGCAAAACCGGCTGGACCGGGAGACAAGACGCTTTCACGAAAATGTGCGCTCAGGATTTTTGCAGCTTGCGCGCAAAGAAGCCCGGCGCATCAAGCCGGTCGATGCAGCGCGAACCCCCGACAGGATTGCAGACGACGTGCGGACCCTCGTGTTCGATTGGCTGGAGAAGCGCCGGCCGCAAACGGGCCGGAGAAACTAG
- a CDS encoding DUF502 domain-containing protein, with the protein MLKTLLKRYFLTGLLVITPIWGTILILKALFVTVDGILGEAVARWMPEYYVPGLGIVALIVLIFSVGLFAANFIGRQIVRIWEDWLNRLPLVRGIYSTLKSMMDILSFSDRGSYHRVVLIQFPKNGHYCFAFVTGITKSETASLAQEPLIHVYVPTSPNPTSGYFLLVPEREVMSVDISVEEAMKLIVSGGLYTPATSMASVLNADAKWSGVKQPDAGVTIG; encoded by the coding sequence ATGCTGAAAACCTTGTTGAAACGATACTTTCTGACGGGTCTGCTCGTCATTACCCCGATTTGGGGGACGATCCTTATTTTGAAGGCCCTCTTTGTCACCGTGGATGGCATTTTGGGCGAAGCGGTGGCTCGGTGGATGCCGGAGTATTATGTGCCGGGTTTGGGGATTGTGGCGCTCATTGTGCTGATCTTCTCCGTCGGGCTGTTTGCCGCGAATTTCATCGGCCGGCAGATTGTGCGGATCTGGGAAGACTGGTTGAATCGCCTGCCGCTGGTTCGCGGGATTTATTCGACACTGAAATCGATGATGGATATTCTCTCGTTTTCTGACCGAGGCTCCTATCATCGGGTGGTGCTCATTCAGTTCCCCAAGAACGGCCACTATTGTTTTGCCTTTGTCACAGGGATCACCAAATCCGAGACGGCCTCGTTGGCGCAGGAGCCGTTGATCCATGTCTATGTGCCGACGTCGCCGAATCCCACGTCCGGGTATTTTCTGTTGGTTCCGGAACGTGAAGTCATGTCGGTGGATATCTCAGTCGAAGAAGCGATGAAGCTCATCGTCTCAGGCGGGCTCTATACGCCGGCCACCTCGATGGCGTCAGTGTTGAATGCGGATGCGAAATGGAGCGGGGTAAAGCAACCGGACGCGGGGGTGACCATCGGATGA